One segment of Rhodopirellula baltica SH 1 DNA contains the following:
- a CDS encoding DUF6807 domain-containing protein has translation MNPLRFRRFLRPLTQHACVAVAALSIAQAVSAAPPSAATADATGTWTTKTVASDGKDSKQQDVEIYRGGKLIARHHSSLLGTPGLYPLHSPSGQPLTRDYPMQEKGKYEKDDHHHHRSLWFTHGIVNEFDFWLDKPTPHTGYVVQTSLSKEQNKNSVTLTTKNDWNDPDGNRVLSDQRRWTFSESHGDTVIDLDMRLMATDGDVVFGDTKEGTLGVRVAGTMKVDAKLGGTGQNAEGLKDGAAWGKKSSWVDYSGPIQQADSDEPSDWPTAGITMFYHPDNSRPECYWHVRTYGLFAANPFGRHHFGQPEYEGVKIAEGEHLDLHFRIVLHDGGFDREKTEQHFADYSETKPSL, from the coding sequence ATGAATCCTCTGCGTTTTCGCCGGTTCCTTCGGCCACTGACTCAACATGCCTGCGTCGCCGTCGCAGCGTTGTCGATCGCTCAGGCCGTTTCTGCCGCGCCCCCTTCGGCAGCAACCGCCGATGCCACTGGCACGTGGACAACCAAAACCGTCGCGTCTGATGGTAAGGATTCGAAACAACAGGATGTTGAAATTTATCGGGGTGGAAAATTGATCGCCCGTCACCACTCCAGCCTCCTGGGCACGCCCGGCCTCTATCCGTTGCATTCGCCTTCGGGACAACCGCTGACCCGCGACTACCCAATGCAGGAAAAGGGGAAGTACGAAAAGGACGATCACCATCACCACCGTTCGCTGTGGTTCACACACGGAATCGTCAACGAGTTCGACTTCTGGTTGGACAAACCGACTCCGCACACCGGTTACGTCGTACAAACTTCACTCTCGAAAGAACAAAACAAAAACAGCGTGACGTTGACCACGAAAAACGATTGGAATGACCCCGACGGCAATCGCGTCTTGAGTGACCAACGACGTTGGACGTTTTCCGAATCGCATGGCGATACCGTCATCGACTTGGACATGCGTTTGATGGCAACCGATGGCGACGTCGTCTTTGGAGATACCAAGGAAGGCACGCTGGGAGTCCGAGTGGCGGGCACAATGAAAGTCGATGCGAAACTTGGCGGCACCGGACAGAACGCGGAAGGCTTGAAAGACGGCGCCGCATGGGGAAAGAAGTCTTCCTGGGTTGATTACAGTGGCCCAATTCAACAAGCCGATTCGGACGAGCCATCCGATTGGCCAACCGCGGGCATCACGATGTTCTATCATCCAGACAATTCGCGTCCCGAGTGCTACTGGCACGTTCGCACCTACGGTTTGTTCGCGGCCAACCCATTTGGACGCCATCACTTTGGCCAACCAGAATACGAAGGGGTCAAAATCGCCGAGGGAGAACACTTAGATCTTCACTTCCGCATCGTCTTGCACGACGGCGGCTTTGATCGCGAAAAAACGGAACAGCACTTCGCTGATTACTCAGAAACCAAACCGTCACTTTGA
- a CDS encoding SDR family NAD(P)-dependent oxidoreductase — protein sequence MNSPDAFPGDSSPESAAAAFHPNGFRLDGRRVVVTGGTQGVGGAIARGLTSVGADVVLIGLERDPATEATLVSCRENGRTAELILCDLSKPAETWIDDLLAQIDRVMPGVDTLVNNAGTFIDVPFLEMTPDRYQTTMNLNVGAGYFLTQAFAKRWVQNQVAGRVLFTGSINGFLAEPDHTAYDTSKGAVASMVRSLCVSLAPHGIRVNSMAPGLVRTRLTDVVNHDASIESWMQLHTPNGLIPSPDACVGAAIFLLSDVAQHVHGQTLLVDGGMSTWQQPDLPAER from the coding sequence TTGAACTCGCCAGATGCATTCCCCGGTGACTCTTCGCCGGAATCTGCCGCAGCGGCGTTTCATCCAAATGGATTTCGTTTGGATGGACGCCGCGTCGTTGTCACGGGCGGCACGCAAGGTGTCGGCGGTGCGATCGCTCGTGGACTAACCAGCGTTGGCGCCGATGTGGTCTTGATTGGTTTGGAACGCGACCCCGCGACCGAAGCGACACTGGTCAGTTGCCGAGAAAACGGCCGAACCGCCGAGTTGATACTCTGCGATTTGTCAAAGCCAGCCGAAACATGGATCGATGATCTGCTAGCCCAGATCGATCGGGTGATGCCGGGTGTCGATACGTTGGTCAACAACGCGGGAACGTTCATCGACGTCCCGTTTTTGGAAATGACTCCCGACCGGTATCAAACCACGATGAACTTGAACGTCGGGGCGGGGTACTTTCTGACGCAAGCCTTTGCGAAACGTTGGGTACAAAATCAAGTCGCTGGTCGCGTTCTGTTCACCGGTTCGATCAATGGCTTCTTGGCCGAACCCGACCACACTGCCTACGACACCTCAAAAGGTGCCGTGGCTTCGATGGTTCGTTCGCTTTGCGTCTCGTTGGCTCCGCATGGCATTCGTGTCAACTCGATGGCCCCAGGTCTGGTTCGCACTCGACTGACCGATGTCGTCAACCACGACGCATCCATTGAATCATGGATGCAACTGCACACCCCCAATGGCCTGATCCCTTCACCAGACGCCTGTGTTGGAGCAGCGATCTTTTTGCTCAGTGACGTTGCCCAGCACGTTCACGGACAAACGCTGCTGGTTGACGGCGGCATGAGTACGTGGCAACAACCCGATCTCCCCGCAGAACGTTGA
- a CDS encoding 9-O-acetylesterase, which translates to MAQLGSRSRSSLFAAIAFSFFASVLHPLLAQGDVKLPGFFTDHMVLQQEKPIRVWGWAEPSENIEVSIEDDRATATADDQGHWMVELPARSASADPVAMKVKGKNEVQLTDILVGEVWLCSGQSNMEWRVQSSVNAAEEIASANFPQIRHMKVPRVPSPVAMDDVPAPWQVCSPETVGQFTAAGYFMARRLHQELNVPIGLVNSSWGGTRIEPWTPPVGFEGVEELKDISESVTQRTPGSEPFKSALRGHLQSTKAWVAKAEAALANNTFIEPAPAYPSSLTPFTSHGQPTTLYNGMIHPLIHMPIRGAIWYQGEANHREGMLYTAKMRALIEGWRAKWNQGPFPFYFVQIAPYHYGDESGSVLAKFWEAQTAALAIPNTGMVVTNDIATVNDIHPPNKQDVGKRLADLALHHDYGKIDLIAHSPVLDSMQTEGGQLRLRFKHTGGNLKTSDGESPDWFEIIGPDSGGFQTANAKIEGNEIVLSSPKVQQPTAMRFGWDKLAEPNLRGATGLPLSTFRAGEVPEFAQTIPDAAEYELVYELDLSKLGSEIQYDVDRHEAISDFDRVAYLVSLEDASGNVKSVFVSMKAFTDDIAKIGIPTVDANAKFQQSVESMNVYASDNSVSSGNEIKNGRIEFWPNNYSPNNAAKVPGASGTAFDFGDDPGMPVDGYGCMQVHNVDARQTVFAINHWKQGPGADLGIGNHSGEHKDWTFTSNAAQYASKKLQVLVRPVK; encoded by the coding sequence ATGGCACAACTCGGTTCGCGTTCCAGAAGTTCGCTGTTTGCGGCCATCGCGTTTTCCTTTTTCGCGAGCGTTTTGCACCCACTTCTTGCTCAGGGTGATGTGAAGTTGCCCGGCTTCTTCACCGATCACATGGTCCTTCAACAAGAAAAGCCGATCCGAGTTTGGGGGTGGGCAGAACCATCGGAGAACATCGAGGTATCCATCGAAGACGATCGAGCCACCGCGACAGCGGACGACCAGGGACACTGGATGGTTGAGCTTCCCGCCCGCTCCGCCAGTGCCGATCCGGTTGCGATGAAAGTAAAGGGCAAAAACGAAGTTCAGCTGACTGACATTTTGGTCGGCGAAGTTTGGTTGTGTTCGGGTCAATCCAACATGGAGTGGCGAGTCCAGTCCAGCGTCAACGCGGCAGAGGAAATCGCCTCCGCCAACTTCCCTCAGATCCGACACATGAAGGTTCCGCGAGTTCCTTCGCCGGTTGCCATGGATGACGTTCCCGCACCTTGGCAAGTCTGCTCACCTGAGACCGTGGGGCAATTCACCGCCGCTGGATACTTCATGGCTCGGCGGCTGCATCAAGAATTGAATGTGCCGATCGGATTGGTCAATTCATCGTGGGGCGGGACTCGTATCGAACCATGGACGCCACCGGTTGGGTTCGAAGGAGTCGAAGAATTGAAAGACATCTCCGAATCGGTCACGCAACGAACTCCCGGGTCAGAACCCTTTAAGTCCGCACTTCGAGGTCACTTGCAATCGACCAAAGCCTGGGTCGCAAAAGCCGAAGCAGCATTGGCTAATAACACGTTCATCGAACCAGCTCCGGCATACCCAAGTTCGCTGACTCCATTCACATCACATGGACAGCCAACCACGCTTTACAACGGCATGATTCATCCGTTGATCCACATGCCTATCCGAGGTGCGATTTGGTACCAAGGCGAAGCCAACCACCGTGAAGGCATGCTCTACACCGCCAAGATGCGAGCATTGATCGAAGGTTGGCGAGCGAAATGGAACCAAGGGCCATTCCCTTTCTACTTCGTACAGATCGCACCTTATCACTACGGCGATGAATCCGGCTCAGTCTTGGCCAAATTCTGGGAAGCACAAACGGCAGCTCTGGCGATTCCAAATACAGGCATGGTCGTCACCAATGACATCGCGACCGTCAATGACATCCACCCGCCGAACAAACAAGACGTGGGCAAGCGTTTGGCCGATTTGGCGCTACATCACGATTACGGAAAAATCGACTTGATCGCTCACAGCCCCGTATTGGACTCCATGCAAACGGAGGGCGGCCAATTGCGGCTTCGGTTCAAACACACCGGAGGCAACCTAAAAACCAGCGATGGTGAGTCGCCCGATTGGTTCGAGATCATTGGTCCTGACTCAGGCGGATTCCAAACAGCGAACGCCAAGATCGAAGGCAATGAAATCGTTTTGTCTTCCCCCAAAGTCCAGCAACCGACCGCGATGCGATTTGGATGGGACAAACTTGCCGAACCCAACCTTCGCGGAGCAACCGGGCTGCCGCTCTCTACATTTCGAGCCGGCGAGGTGCCTGAGTTTGCTCAAACGATCCCCGACGCGGCAGAGTACGAACTGGTCTACGAGTTGGATCTGAGCAAACTGGGATCAGAGATCCAGTACGACGTCGACCGACATGAAGCCATCTCCGATTTCGACCGAGTTGCCTATTTGGTGTCTCTCGAAGACGCCAGCGGCAACGTCAAGTCAGTCTTTGTCAGCATGAAAGCATTCACTGACGACATCGCGAAAATTGGCATTCCGACCGTTGATGCAAATGCAAAGTTTCAACAATCCGTCGAATCAATGAACGTCTACGCCAGCGACAACAGCGTGTCGTCGGGGAATGAAATCAAAAACGGCAGAATCGAGTTTTGGCCAAACAACTACAGCCCTAACAACGCCGCCAAAGTGCCGGGCGCATCCGGGACCGCTTTCGACTTTGGCGATGATCCCGGAATGCCAGTGGACGGTTATGGGTGCATGCAAGTTCACAATGTGGATGCACGCCAAACCGTCTTTGCCATCAACCATTGGAAACAAGGCCCGGGCGCGGACCTAGGAATTGGCAACCACTCTGGCGAGCACAAAGACTGGACCTTTACCAGCAACGCGGCTCAATACGCGAGCAAGAAACTGCAAGTCCTGGTTCGTCCAGTGAAGTGA
- a CDS encoding glycine cleavage system protein H: protein MNDSNSDLGEQFTFAMGEFDASFPKGYRYAKNHMWATPSPDQSAATGDAHCVWRFGLSAYAVRLLQDVYFLDWIVEAGTPLTARKTIGSIESKKAESDLFSPIAGELIVINADALDEPSVINASPYVDGWLIEIRGNTSEENLLSSDAYAEHLNEAWEVAQRTIKGQANH from the coding sequence ATGAATGATTCCAATTCGGACCTTGGGGAGCAATTCACGTTCGCAATGGGCGAGTTTGATGCGTCGTTTCCCAAGGGTTATCGCTACGCGAAAAATCACATGTGGGCGACGCCATCGCCGGACCAATCAGCCGCCACGGGCGATGCTCATTGCGTGTGGCGGTTTGGTTTGTCAGCGTACGCCGTGCGTTTGCTGCAGGACGTCTATTTTCTGGATTGGATTGTCGAAGCCGGGACGCCACTGACTGCTCGCAAGACGATTGGATCAATCGAGAGCAAAAAGGCCGAGAGTGATCTGTTTTCTCCTATCGCCGGAGAACTGATCGTGATCAATGCGGATGCATTGGATGAGCCTTCCGTGATCAACGCGTCGCCCTACGTCGACGGTTGGCTGATCGAAATTCGCGGCAATACGTCTGAAGAAAATTTGTTATCGTCGGACGCATACGCCGAGCATCTCAACGAGGCATGGGAGGTTGCTCAGCGAACCATCAAAGGCCAAGCCAACCACTGA
- the thiL gene encoding thiamine-phosphate kinase codes for MEQSFLAYLRGRTRQLPQVAVGIGDDAAVIDWPGSVSSDQPQLRQVACTDQILDGVDFRSEEQSLSDIGFKAMAINLSDIAAMGATPSSALVTLALPAENATEIAGEVYEGILEAAQKYQVAIAGGDLSTYDGPLSISITILGWTEQPWLRTGAEEGDALFVTGALGGSLLGRHLRPEPRVELAAKLKQTVNVHAAIDVSDGFSLDLDRMLAASRMGAELELETLPISEAAHQFAEKSGRTPLEHAWSDGEDFELIFCVAPEEAAIIESTDWGVPVTRVGKVVGRTGLWKRVATSKFERVFPQGFVHGETDVAAAN; via the coding sequence ATGGAACAGTCCTTCCTCGCTTACCTTCGCGGTCGAACTCGCCAATTGCCTCAGGTCGCAGTCGGCATTGGCGACGATGCGGCTGTGATCGATTGGCCGGGATCCGTCTCGTCCGACCAACCTCAGCTTCGCCAGGTTGCTTGCACGGATCAGATTCTCGACGGCGTCGATTTTCGATCGGAAGAACAGTCGCTGTCCGACATCGGTTTCAAAGCCATGGCGATCAACCTCAGCGACATCGCGGCAATGGGGGCGACACCTTCCTCCGCCCTGGTGACCCTGGCGTTGCCCGCTGAGAACGCAACCGAGATTGCCGGCGAAGTCTACGAGGGCATCCTCGAAGCGGCACAAAAGTATCAAGTTGCGATCGCTGGCGGCGACTTATCGACTTATGACGGTCCGCTTTCAATCAGCATCACCATTCTCGGTTGGACAGAACAACCATGGTTGCGAACGGGTGCCGAAGAAGGGGACGCTTTGTTCGTCACGGGAGCTTTGGGCGGTAGTTTGTTGGGGCGACATCTTCGACCTGAACCACGCGTCGAGTTGGCTGCCAAGTTGAAACAAACGGTCAACGTGCATGCTGCGATCGATGTCAGCGACGGATTCAGTTTGGATCTCGATCGGATGCTCGCCGCCAGTCGCATGGGAGCGGAGTTGGAACTCGAGACGCTGCCGATCTCAGAAGCCGCACATCAGTTTGCGGAGAAAAGCGGTCGGACTCCGCTTGAGCATGCTTGGAGCGATGGGGAGGACTTTGAACTGATCTTCTGTGTCGCACCCGAAGAAGCGGCAATCATCGAATCGACCGACTGGGGTGTACCGGTGACGCGAGTTGGCAAAGTCGTCGGGCGAACAGGATTATGGAAACGAGTTGCGACCAGCAAGTTTGAAAGAGTGTTCCCGCAAGGTTTTGTGCATGGCGAAACCGATGTCGCCGCGGCCAATTGA
- a CDS encoding redoxin domain-containing protein → MSIRVGLILFAGVLGALSVSLVSQPAGAAEPSGTPASPYVLQMVRDDSVHAELQLSTEQIDQVYNAIGEVDPRWWVNRIAPLDKQANEIRELTAMLKARLSGILSDDQMNRLKQLEKQAAGTRFVVHPDAVTALGLNDSQVEKLKATFATTDKEVAKLQKQVADKELEAGEAAADVAAIQARERQSLVGELTRDQQAKIGTLLGKTFDFSKVKRTYPRAPEFVLDGAEWLQGEPVTMEDLRGKVVAVYFYAFQCINCQRNFPHYQAWHDDMADKGLVVIGIQRPETSAERSRERVLEAVKKDGFEYPVLFDEESGNWNAWGNTMWPTTYLIDKDGFIRRWWQGEMNWQGTPGEQQMRESIEQLLAE, encoded by the coding sequence ATGTCGATTCGAGTTGGCCTGATCTTGTTCGCCGGGGTATTGGGGGCGTTGTCAGTATCATTGGTGTCGCAACCAGCGGGCGCCGCAGAGCCTTCTGGTACGCCCGCTTCGCCGTACGTGTTGCAAATGGTTCGTGACGATTCCGTTCACGCGGAGTTGCAACTGTCGACGGAACAAATTGATCAGGTGTACAACGCCATTGGCGAAGTTGATCCTCGATGGTGGGTCAATCGGATCGCTCCTTTGGATAAACAAGCCAACGAGATCCGTGAGCTGACGGCGATGCTGAAAGCCCGGCTCTCTGGCATCTTGTCTGACGATCAGATGAATCGTTTGAAGCAACTCGAGAAACAGGCCGCGGGCACTCGGTTCGTGGTTCATCCGGATGCGGTCACGGCACTGGGGTTGAACGATAGCCAAGTCGAAAAGTTGAAGGCGACCTTCGCCACAACAGACAAAGAAGTCGCGAAACTGCAGAAGCAGGTTGCGGACAAAGAACTGGAAGCCGGCGAAGCGGCCGCAGACGTTGCTGCAATCCAGGCACGTGAACGCCAAAGTTTGGTCGGCGAATTGACTCGGGATCAGCAGGCCAAGATTGGAACGTTGTTAGGCAAGACGTTTGATTTCTCCAAAGTGAAGCGAACCTACCCGAGAGCTCCGGAGTTTGTGCTCGACGGTGCCGAGTGGCTTCAAGGAGAACCCGTGACGATGGAAGATCTGCGGGGCAAGGTCGTCGCGGTGTACTTCTATGCGTTTCAGTGCATCAACTGCCAACGGAACTTCCCTCACTACCAAGCTTGGCATGACGATATGGCCGACAAGGGATTGGTGGTGATCGGAATTCAACGCCCCGAAACGTCCGCTGAGCGTAGTCGGGAACGCGTGTTGGAAGCCGTCAAAAAAGACGGTTTCGAATACCCCGTGCTATTCGATGAAGAATCGGGCAACTGGAACGCCTGGGGGAACACCATGTGGCCAACGACCTACTTGATTGACAAGGATGGGTTCATTCGCAGATGGTGGCAGGGTGAAATGAACTGGCAAGGCACGCCGGGCGAGCAGCAAATGCGAGAGAGCATCGAGCAATTGCTTGCCGAGTAA
- a CDS encoding sensor histidine kinase translates to MSEPIFSNQDNPSQDNAYPPNESGDEVNVGRSAASRSKRSRDEARHEAEMREARGQYEELAELAGSLAHEIKNPLSIIHMNIDLLSEDLMEIDSPSSRRCQNRVDMVRNQCERMEGLLRDFLRFARLRHIDLVPGSLNDQIQQVLDAYQAQADSQDVELQRYLDPDLPSIRLHSDALQSALMNLVKNALEAMPDGGQLWARTYSTRGGVNLDLIDTGTGVDDNTVLHMFEPFYSTKDGGSGLGLPTARKIIEAHGARISVQSETGRGTKFSLQFPVPARLG, encoded by the coding sequence ATGTCCGAGCCCATTTTTTCTAATCAAGACAATCCCAGCCAGGACAACGCGTATCCCCCGAACGAATCGGGTGACGAGGTGAATGTTGGACGGTCGGCGGCCTCTCGTAGCAAGCGTTCTCGCGACGAAGCACGTCATGAGGCGGAGATGCGTGAGGCTCGCGGGCAGTACGAAGAATTGGCTGAACTCGCCGGTTCGCTGGCTCACGAGATCAAGAATCCGCTCTCGATCATTCACATGAACATCGATTTGTTAAGCGAAGATCTGATGGAGATCGATTCTCCGTCGAGTCGTCGCTGTCAAAATCGAGTCGACATGGTTCGAAATCAATGCGAACGCATGGAAGGGTTGCTGCGAGACTTTCTGCGATTTGCCCGTTTACGCCACATCGACCTGGTTCCCGGCAGTCTGAACGATCAGATTCAGCAAGTCCTCGATGCCTATCAGGCTCAGGCTGATTCTCAAGACGTGGAACTACAACGCTATCTGGATCCCGACCTGCCATCGATACGCTTGCACAGTGACGCATTGCAATCGGCACTGATGAATCTGGTGAAGAACGCTTTGGAAGCGATGCCCGATGGCGGACAACTTTGGGCACGGACCTACAGCACCCGCGGTGGCGTGAATTTGGATTTGATCGATACCGGAACCGGCGTCGACGACAACACGGTGCTGCACATGTTCGAGCCTTTCTACAGCACAAAAGACGGCGGCTCTGGGCTGGGTCTGCCAACCGCGCGGAAGATCATTGAAGCTCACGGGGCACGCATTTCCGTGCAGAGCGAAACTGGTCGCGGGACGAAGTTCAGTTTGCAATTTCCGGTGCCCGCCCGTTTAGGATGA
- a CDS encoding LL-diaminopimelate aminotransferase — MSSAAAASETTQNSDPYIQSLFAERIGGANYGKSTEIYKFEKIKRAKRKALADHPERQLLDFGIGENDSMADASIREVMGREINQVENRGYADNGVAEYKEAAARFMQRQFGVKLDPETQINHCIGSKPAYAMLPACFINPGDITMMTVPGYPVAGTHTRYYGGDVYRLPLLAENKFLPDLDAIPDDVFRRTKLMILNYPNSPTGGTAPKSFFEDVITLAKEKEFVVVNDAAHIMLTFDGKPTSFLEVPGALDVGVEVHSMSKGYDMIGWRMGFVAGHPLVVKAFSDVKDNSDSGQFIATQKAAAAALDDDSIPERIRTKYRRRMEKLVKVLRDCGFEAEMPGGTYFLYTKSPTGTASGETFAAAEDATRFLIEENGIVTVPWDDAGSFLRFSVTYIAEDEAAEDALMAETAARLSGAGFQWKS, encoded by the coding sequence ATGTCCTCCGCTGCCGCAGCTTCCGAAACCACTCAGAACTCCGACCCGTACATTCAATCGCTGTTTGCCGAACGAATTGGCGGGGCGAACTACGGCAAAAGCACCGAGATTTACAAGTTCGAAAAGATCAAGCGAGCCAAACGCAAAGCCCTCGCGGATCATCCTGAACGACAATTGCTCGATTTCGGAATCGGTGAAAACGACTCGATGGCAGACGCCTCGATTCGCGAAGTGATGGGCCGGGAAATCAACCAAGTCGAAAATCGCGGATATGCCGACAACGGTGTCGCTGAGTACAAGGAAGCCGCCGCACGCTTCATGCAGCGTCAATTCGGCGTGAAGTTGGATCCTGAAACACAAATCAACCACTGCATCGGCAGCAAACCCGCCTACGCGATGTTGCCCGCCTGTTTCATCAATCCAGGCGACATCACCATGATGACCGTGCCCGGTTATCCAGTCGCGGGCACACACACTCGTTATTACGGTGGCGACGTGTACCGATTGCCATTGCTGGCCGAAAACAAGTTCTTGCCGGACTTGGACGCGATTCCTGACGACGTGTTTCGTCGCACGAAGTTGATGATTCTCAACTACCCGAACTCGCCCACCGGTGGTACCGCCCCGAAGTCTTTCTTCGAAGACGTGATCACGTTGGCGAAAGAAAAGGAGTTTGTGGTCGTCAACGATGCCGCCCACATCATGCTGACCTTCGACGGCAAACCCACCAGTTTCCTGGAAGTTCCCGGGGCACTCGATGTCGGTGTCGAAGTTCACTCGATGAGCAAGGGTTACGACATGATCGGATGGCGAATGGGATTCGTCGCCGGTCACCCATTGGTTGTCAAAGCGTTCTCGGATGTCAAAGACAACAGCGACAGCGGTCAGTTCATTGCCACCCAAAAGGCCGCTGCGGCGGCGCTTGATGACGACTCGATTCCAGAGCGTATTCGCACCAAATACCGCCGACGAATGGAAAAGTTGGTCAAGGTACTGCGTGACTGCGGTTTCGAAGCCGAAATGCCAGGCGGAACCTACTTCCTCTACACCAAATCGCCCACGGGAACGGCCAGTGGCGAAACCTTCGCCGCTGCTGAAGATGCGACCCGTTTCTTGATTGAAGAAAACGGAATCGTCACGGTGCCATGGGACGATGCCGGTTCGTTCCTTCGTTTCAGCGTCACTTACATCGCCGAAGATGAAGCCGCCGAAGACGCTTTGATGGCCGAAACGGCTGCCCGGTTGAGCGGAGCCGGTTTCCAATGGAAATCCTAG
- a CDS encoding chorismate synthase has product MEILGGPHFAVAGAGESHGPAVTTIIHGSPPGFRIRRCDVQPFLDRRRPGGNKHGTPRNEKDKVVFLAGLYRDDTDALLTGSKLTVDVDDQSFETEGYEDGFTTGEPIAAIVLSTSKKSGDYTQFSGPTGEVRPGHTDLVKFHQSKGFVDVRGGGRSSYRSTITDVIGGSVARIILRECFGTRFVSSICQVGSLKSKQSLADTLTIDNIDEIETSLGEAEIASIDHEFANEAGELIKETRKRGNSLGAAVEVVAVGVPPLLGQPLYQSLKVRLMGALGGLNAVQSCEIGSGVDVIPRTGSENNDPIRSSGYQSNTHGGLLGGITTGSPLVARVGFKPTSTINLPQDSVNKRLDEIEFELAKGRHDPCVGVRAGVTLESRMAIELLNSVLAYQATAHCGDSIKLF; this is encoded by the coding sequence ATGGAAATCCTAGGCGGTCCCCATTTCGCAGTCGCGGGCGCCGGCGAAAGTCACGGTCCCGCGGTCACGACGATCATTCATGGATCCCCTCCGGGATTCCGGATTCGTCGCTGCGATGTGCAACCGTTCCTGGATCGACGCCGCCCCGGCGGCAACAAACATGGCACGCCGCGAAACGAGAAGGACAAAGTTGTCTTTCTAGCCGGCCTGTACCGAGACGATACGGATGCGTTGCTGACCGGATCGAAACTGACGGTCGATGTCGATGATCAGTCCTTCGAAACGGAAGGATACGAAGATGGATTCACAACCGGTGAACCTATCGCCGCGATCGTTTTATCGACTAGCAAAAAGTCGGGTGACTACACCCAGTTCAGCGGCCCGACCGGCGAAGTCCGGCCCGGGCACACTGACCTGGTGAAATTCCATCAGTCCAAAGGCTTCGTCGACGTTCGCGGCGGCGGACGGTCGAGCTATCGCTCCACAATCACCGATGTGATTGGTGGCAGCGTTGCTCGAATCATTCTGCGAGAGTGTTTTGGAACTCGGTTTGTCTCTTCCATTTGCCAAGTCGGATCGTTGAAGTCCAAACAGAGCTTGGCCGACACGCTGACGATCGACAACATTGACGAAATCGAAACCTCGCTTGGTGAAGCCGAGATCGCATCAATCGATCACGAATTTGCAAATGAAGCGGGCGAACTGATCAAAGAAACTCGCAAACGCGGCAATTCTCTTGGTGCGGCTGTCGAAGTGGTTGCCGTTGGAGTTCCGCCACTGCTCGGCCAACCGCTCTACCAAAGCCTGAAGGTTCGGCTGATGGGAGCTCTCGGTGGGCTCAACGCGGTTCAATCGTGCGAGATCGGATCGGGCGTTGATGTCATCCCAAGAACCGGAAGTGAAAACAACGACCCGATTCGCAGCAGCGGCTACCAGTCCAACACGCACGGCGGGTTGCTCGGCGGCATCACAACGGGCAGCCCGTTGGTTGCGAGAGTTGGTTTCAAACCCACCTCGACCATCAACTTGCCGCAAGATTCCGTCAACAAACGCTTGGACGAAATCGAATTTGAGTTGGCAAAAGGCCGGCATGATCCATGCGTCGGCGTGCGAGCCGGTGTGACGTTGGAATCACGCATGGCAATCGAGCTGCTCAACTCGGTGTTGGCGTATCAAGCCACCGCACATTGCGGTGACTCGATCAAGCTGTTTTGA